In Leptolyngbya sp. NIES-2104, the genomic window GATTTAGATTTTGTCGTTAGGTATATCTAATCTGGAACGCGATTCAGATTTTATCGTTTGATGTATTTACCTAATCCGGAATGCAATTCAGATTTTATCGTTCGATGCGTTCACCCGCCCCGGAATGGAATTCGGGGCGGGATTGAATCGGAGCGAAAAATCTCATCGAACGCTAACTTAATGCCGATCTACCCTCCTCAATTTGCGCCTTCAATTCGATCTGCTGCAACAACACCTGCTTCAAAACATCCGCGTGTTTTTCCGCTTCTTCTGCCCGTTCTGAAAACTGAACTTCCGACATCGGATGATTTGATTTTCTCGCTTGTGTTGCCATGCGACGAGCTAGTGCTGCTTTCTCCTCCATCGCTCGATTTGCCGTCCACAGCGCCCGCTCTAAGCTATCGTCCTTCTCAGACAGCAAACTCTCGATCGAATACGCATGACCCACATGGCAGCGATATCGCATCATATTGTGATCGGTGAGTTCCCAGAGAACGCCACCGCAGTCGGGACAAGTAAACGCAGACGCATACCCGGATCGCTTTCCTTGCTCGATCGCGTGTTTTTCTTGTGCGACCCATTGATCGTCTTGTGGCATGACTTCAGACATTGGTTTTCTCAGCGGTGGATCGGGGATCGGGAGTTTAACACGCTCACAGAGTCGATCAGCAATGTCCTGAACAGGCAAAATTGCATCGACTTCAACAGCTTTAATGGCATTGAGGGGCATTCCAGGAAACATCGCTTCTTCTGGGTCTTGCACGATCGCATAGCCGCCTCGCGCTTTGATCGTTAACAATCCCGCAGCGCCATCGTCTAAAGTTCCGGTCAAGATCACGCCAATAATGCGCTGACCATAAGTGTAAGCGGCAGAACGAAATAACGCATCGATCGCAGGGCGATGACCATTTTCACGGGCATCGTGGCTGAGTCGAACGCGATCGCGCTCAATGATTAAATGATAATCGGGCTGAGCGATGTAGATCTGTTGAGATTTGATCGCCATGCCATCGATCGCGTGTTGCGCTGGAAGCGTTTTCACACGATTAAGAATGCTTGGCAAAACGCTGGTTGCACGAGCCGGGAAATGCACCACGATAAAGACGGCGGCATCTAAATCAGCGGGTAAACATTTAACAAGCTGTACCAGGGTTTCGACTCCGCCTGCTGAAGCTCCGATCGTAATAATGTGCTGCGCTGTTCGATCGCCATTTGAATCAGAATCTGCCATGTTGTGAGGGGGATTAATCGTAGCAGGATTAGACGGGTTGCAGGTTGGCAGAATTAGCTGATTCGGCAGCGAACTTTGCTGAGATTTGAGATTGAAAGAAGCGAAATCTCTGATCTATACCCTAACATTTCTAGGCAGTTCGATTCGGAAAGTTGTGCCTTGTCCGACTTGGCTATCGATCGTGATTGAACCTTGCATTAATTCAACTAGTGCCCGTACGATCGCGAGTCCGAGTCCGGTTCCTTGATTTTTCCGTGTGGAGCCTTGGTGAATTTGCCAAAATTCTTGGAAGATATTTTCTTGATCTTTTAAGTCAATGCCCATTCCAGTATCTTGAACGGCGATCATAATCCGTCCTTCAGGAAGCTCCCAAAATCCTAAAGTGACTTGACCTTCATCAGTAAATTTGATCGCGTTTGATAATAGATTAATGATGACTTGTCGTACTCGTACCGGATCATTAAAGAGCGATACATTCGGATTGTCGCAATCAATTTGTAGCGCTAAACCTTTTTGATCTGAGAGCGATTGAAGTTCGTGAACGGTTTCGATCGCTAACTGATTCAAACTAAATGTCAGCGGATTTAATTCAAGTCTTCGCGCCTTGAGTTTAGAAAAGTCGAGCAGTTCTTCGATCAGGCTTAACAAATGTTTACTGTTGCGGACGATTCGCTCGACCATGCTTTCGATCTGCGGATCTTCGAGCGGTTCAATTCGTTTTTGCAGCAGTTGAGAAAATCCGAGAATCGCGGTCATCGGTGTGCGTAACTCGTGTGAAATTGTTGCCATAAACTGATCTTTTAAGCGATCGGCTTCGACTAATTCGAGATTTTGCAGTTGAGTCTCTTGTAGTTTGGCTTCGGTTTGTTTGCGTGTAGTGATGTCGCGAATGAGCCAGCGTAGAGAAATCGATTTTCCGTGTCGATCGCACACGGCTTGCACCGTAATCGCTGCCTCGAATGGTTCACTTTTGCGCCCGCACATCGGTAATTCCCATTCTTGAATGCGATGAATTGTCGTTAACTGACTCAGAACTGCTCGGAATCCTGAGCGATGGCTGTCAGCGACGAAGTTCACCAAAGGCTTGTTGATTAAATAATGATGACTAATATTCAACAACGCTGTAGCAGCGCGATTTGCCTCTCGAACCACTCCATACAAATCGCTCACAATATAGGCATCAGGCGCAAATTCAAATAAATCTTGATAGCGTTGGCGTTCTGTGTCGATCGTACTTTGAGCCGCAACTAATACTTCGTTTTGTTGTTGTAATTCTTCTTCTGCAACCTGTAATTCTTCAACTGCGACGCGCAATTCTTCTAGGCAAGTAATGGTTAAATCTGACTGAATAGACGAATTACCGATAGCATTTTCGTATAGTACTTGTGCTCGATGCTGAACGGTCTGAACGTACTCACCGAAAAAACTATAGTCTATAGATGTCATTGATTTTTCCGCCTGTTAAGAACACATATGATTCCTTATCATTTAACATATCAACCAATAGAATATCTAGCTAAATTAAGAGTTTTGTTTTGCGAACAAGTACAAACCAACTTAATTTTTTGAGCTAAGAAAAATCATTTCATTAATTTACGATCGCGCATTTATTAATGCGCGATCGCATTTTGTTTAAGGCACTCGAATAAAGACTTCTCGAATGAATTCTTCGTCGGTGATTTGCCGAGATTGCAGGCTTTGTTTGAGCGTGATAATGTCACTTCTGAGTTTCCGTAATTCTTCTAGTTCGGAAGTAGGAGACGGGGTAGGTGAAGGCGTTGCAGAACCCCCTCGTGCATCGTCATTCAAGCGTCTCCGTACCGTAATTGTGGCAATTCCAGTTACAGGAAAACCGCGACTTTTCTGATAAGATTTGACCGCATTGTAAGTCGTGCGACGGTAATTTCCAGAAAGTTCGATCGAGATTTTCAATACATTTTTCAGATTATCTTGCAGAATCCTGACCGTTTTTTCGATCGTGCTTCTCAGTTGTGGTCCATCGTTTCCGGTCGCTGCTACGTTGTTATCAATTTGAAATTGCAGAATGGCGGCGCGGGTGTAGTCTTCGATATTGGCGAGTTGGCGTAGCGAGGTGACACTGCAATCGATCGCGCCTAAAATTTCGCGATCGCAAGCACTTACACTATTGCCCAATCCGTCTAGTCCTCTCGGTCCAAGATAGTATCCCAACCCGTCTAGATTTTCCCTAAGATCTGCGAGTGAAGTGACTGGCATTTTCTAAACGCTCCTTTTGCGAATTGGCAGATGCGCGTGATTACGATCATTTTGCGACAAGAAAGCGTCAGGAAATCCGTAAATAATTTGAAGCTAGAGGGCTACGATACAATACTGGAAATACGTTGAACGCGCCATGACACCCGAAACCAAAGTTGAAACCCCCACTGTTGCCCCCGCTCCCAAATGGAGAGCTTGGTGGGAGAACTTTCAGATCTTGTTCATCGCGCTGATTTTGGCGTTAATTGTGCGATCGTACATTGCAGAACCGCGCTTTATTCCCTCAGATTCGATGATCCCGACTTTAGAGATTGGCGATCGCTTAGTGGTGGAAAAAATCTCTTACCGTCTCCATCCGCCCGAATTCGGAGACATCATCGTTTTCGATCCGCCGACTCAGCTTCAAGAAATGGGCTACGCAAAAGATCAGGCGTTTATTAAGCGGATTATTGGCACACCAGGACAAACGATCGAGATTAAATCCGGCAAAGTATTCGTAGATAATCAACCGCTACAAGAGTCCTACATTGCTGAACCGCCAAAATACAAAATGCCTGCTGTGCAAGTTCCTGAAGGCAGTTATTTTGTCATGGGCGACAATCGGAACAACAGCAATGATTCTCACGTTTGGGGATTCTTGCCGCAGAAATTCATTTTAGGTCGGGCTTGGTTTCGGTTTTATCCTATCGATCGAATTGGCAAGGTGTAAATGATGCTAACTGCTAAGGATTTAGAACAATTTCAAGCACAACATCCTGATCATCGAATGGAGTTGGTAGATGGGGAAATTATTGTTATGAGTCCATCCGGTTACGAGTCTGATGAAGTGGCATCGCGGATGAGTGGCAAGATGTTTAACTGGGTAGACGATCGACGTTTAGGACGCATTACGGGATCATCTGCTGGATTCATTTTGCCGAACTCTGACACTCGCGCCCCGGATGTTTCGTTTGTCCGGGCTGAACGGTTGCGCCAGAGTCCTCGCGGTTTTGCAGAATTAGCCCCAGATTTAATGGTCGAGGTGAAGTCTCCAACCGATAGCGTGACCAAGTTGAGAAACAAAATTCAGCAATTTTTAGAGCTAGGAACTCAAGTTGGAATTTTGCTGAATCCTGAAGCTCGAACTGTGGAAATTTATCGATCGGGTCAAAGTACGATCGTGCTTCAAGATGGAGACATTCTGACAATCCCCGATCTTTTCCCCGGCTGGCAGGTCGCAGTCGAGGAACTGTGGTCGCCGCGATTTGATGAATTGTGAGAGAGCTTCAAATTAGAGAATGTCTGGATCAATTCCAAGTGATCGCAATCGTTCTGCGAGTTGCTGCGATCGCGCCTCAGCCTGTTCTGCACGTTGCCGTTCTTGTTCTGCACGTTGCCGTTCTTGTTCTGCACGTTGGTCAGCTTGCTCTGCACGTTGCCGCTCTCGATCGCGCTGGGCAGAGAGTTGAACCGAACTAAGAAAGCGATCGCCATTCGGATAGTAGATTTGCAAGGTTTCTTCATTCAGTTCAAATTGAATCCCTAATCGCGGACTCTGCCAGCCCTGAACCTCTGGAACCTCAAGCAGCGTTCCGTTTTGCGCCTCTAATGCGACTAACTCATTGCGATCGGGGTCGTAAACGTAATACTCTTCGATGCCGTGTTGCTGGTAGAACGCTAACTTTCGAGTCATTTCCGCAGCGGTGTTGCTGGGTGATAAGATCTCGAATGCAACTTGGGGCGCGATGTTGTCTTCCTTCCATTGTTGATAGGAACCTCGATCCCCTTTCGGTCTGCCAAATACGACCATCACATCAGGAGCCTGACAAATTCTGTTGTTGCCTTCGATCGGATACCACAGCAAGTCCCCGGCAATAAACACCATTGAATCATCAGCAAACAGAATCTCTAGATTTTCTTTGATGGTGACAATCCAGCGAAATTGCTTCGTATTATCTGCCATCGGCTTGCCGTCGCTTTCCGGGTAAACGATTTCGTTGGGAGTGGTTGTTTGTGGCTGAGTTACCATAGCGATGTGAATCTCCTGCTTTGGTGATTTCACCCTAACATGAATCAGCGATTGGCTAGTCTCTTCGACCGAATGCTAGAGCGCTAAGTTCTACTAACCCACTGTCGCCACTCCAACCTCTTCAGGTGCAAGATACGGCGTTAAAACTTGCCCATCTTTAAACCAGATCACCCGACGAGTACATCGAGCGACTTCCGGTTCATGCGTCACCATCACAACCGTCATTCCACTCGCATTCAATTGAGTGAAGATGCTGAGAATCTCCTGAGTCGTCGTAGAATCAAGCGCCCCTGTCGGCTCATCGGCAAGCAGCAAAACCGGACGATTAACGATCGCTCTTGCGATCGCGACCCGCTGCTGTTGTCCTCCTGATAATTGAGTCGGCTTATTCTGCATTCGCTGTTCTAATCCCACTCGAATCAACGCTTCGGTTGCTCGATCGCGTCTTTCTGCGGGAGGCACATTCGCATACACCATCGGCAGCATCACATTTTCCAGCGCGGTTAACTGCGGCAATAAATGGAACTGCTGGAACACAAAGCCGATCTTGCGGTTCCGAATGTGAGCTAAAGCGCGATCGTCGAGTTGCGCCACATCTTCACCATCGAGATAGTACCGTCCGGCAGTGGGTCGATCGAGACATCCAATAATGTTCATCATCGTTGATTTGCCCGACCCCGAAGCGCCCATAATCGCGCAGTATTCACCCTGTTCAACAGTCAGATCGACTCCTGCAAGCGCATGCACGATCGTTTCTTCAATCCCGTAAACTTTGGTGATTCCTTCTAATCGAATAATCGTCGTCTGAGGCATGATTAAGCACTCCGGAGCGCAACAATAGGATCGAGTTTGGCAGCTTGACGAGCGGGAATCACACCGAATCCAAGACCGATCGAGCCGGATACCGTCACCGCCAGAATAATTGCAGCAGGAGCAACGATCGCTTCAAGTGGCGTAAAGGCAGCAACGATCACCACGCCCCCAACACCAACGATCGTTCCAATTAAGCCACCCGCCGCAGAAAGAATCACAGCTTCGATCATAAATTGGGTGAGAATATCATTTCCCGAAGCCCCGATCGCTTTTCTCAGTCCAATTTCTGAAGTTCTCTCAGTCACAGAAACCAGCATGATATTCATGATTCCAATGCCACCGACTAAAAGAGAAACTCCAGCGATCGCAGCTAACATCGCGGTTAATCCACTCGTAATCGTGCCGACGATTTGCAGAATATCTTTCTGAGTCTGCACCGTGAAATCATCTTCATTCACGATTTTGTGTCGCCGTCTCAGCAAGTTTGTGATCTGAAATTCCGCCGCTGGAATATTCGCTTCATCTCTAGCGGACACAGAAATAAAGGTCAAATCTAAACCATACGGAGAAGTCCGCCCGGTTAAAGTACTAGACATCGTGGTTAAAGGAATATAGGCAGCATCGTCTTGATTGCTACCGAGAAATGATCCTTTCGCTTGAAGCACCCCAACGATTTTGAAACTGACATTTCGGATACGGATTTCTTCCCCGATCGGGTTCTTATCCCCGAAGAACCGAGTCGCCAAATCCGCCCCCAATGCCACAACGCGCTGATTTCGCTTCAGATCCGTCTCTGAAATAAAGCGCCCCCTTGCAACATCAAAACTCCGAACGGGCAGAAACTCCGGAGTTGCTCCGACGATCAGCGAGGATGAATTCCGGTTGCCGTAAACGACTGGAAACTGAGCGCTTTTCTGAGCCGCAACACCGCCAACCGATGGAAGCTGTTCGGCGATCGCTTTCGCATCTTCCCAAACGAGCGTTCTCGGTAAATTCGTCGTCCGTTGCCGCGCCTGTCCACTTCCCGGAGTCACAAACAACACATTCGGACCCAATGACTCGAACTGCTCTGCGGCTAATCTCTGCGCTCCTTGCCCGATTCCGATCATCGCAATCACAGACGCATTCCCGATGACCATTCCCAACATCGTCAAACTACTGCGAAGTTTGTTGGCGGTGAGCGTCCTTACCGCCATCTTTAAGCTTTCACCAAAATCCATGACTTATCCGCCTTGATTCGTGTTGTCTATTTTTTGTCCTTCAGGTGGCTGAACGAAAATACGATCGCCCGGTTGAATTCCATCCAAGATCTGAGTGTCGTTATCAAAACTCAATCCAGTCGTGACTCTTTGGAATCTCGGCTTATTATTTTCACCCGGAACCCATACGCCCGTTTGTCCGCGCTGTGTCGAAAGTGCGGCAGTCGGAACGACGATCGTATTCGGAATCGAATCGCCTAAGAAACTCACATTGGCGTTCATTTTCGATTTCAACTTATCGCGTCCGCTCAGAATATCAATCCGCACTGAGAACGAAGTGACATCGCGTTCTGTCACTGCTTCCGGCGCAATCAATCGCACTCGTCCTTTAAATGTCTCTTCTGGAAAAGCATCGACGCGGATATCAACTTCCTGACCGCGTTTAATCTGTCCGATATCGACTTCCGGCACTTTCGCCCGAACTTCTAACCCACTCGCCAGCCCAAAAATCGAAGTCGAAGCAGAACCATCTGCGCCTGTGGTGGCTTGCGTCGTTGGAGTGACAAAAGCGCCCACGGTTGAATATCGCTGCGTAATCACACCCGAAAAAGGAGCGCGAATTAAGGTATCTTCAAGCCGATTTTGCACCTGTTCGAGTTGAGCGATCGCATTTTGCAACTGAGCTTCTGACTGTCGAATTTCTTCGGGTCGTGCTCCGTTCTGACGCTGCTCTAACTGCTGATTCGCTTGATTTAATTGCGCCTGTGATTGACTCAATTGCGCTTGTGCTTGACTCAAGGTTTGATTCGCGTTCTGTTCACGGCGAATGAATTCATCGAGTGCATTTGATGCGATCGCGCCTTGACTTGCCAATTCCCGCTGTCGTCTCGTCTGCGTCCGCGCAAACTCGACTGCCGAATTCGCATCCGCAACCAGTCCTTCTACCCGGCGAATTTCACCTCTTGCCCGCTCTACTTCCGATTCTGCTTGGCGAATCTCTTCGACACGGGTTCCGGCTCTAAGTTGATCTAATTTCGCTTGCGCTTCTGCCACTCGCGCCCGCGCTTGATTCAGTTCCGCCTCGACATCCTGACTTTCCATCCGAGCAACGACCTGCCCCTGCGTCACCGAATCGCCCTGATCCACCAGCAACTGAGCAATCTTACCCGCCGTTTTCGGGCTGAGATTCACCGTCCGAATCGGTATGACTTCCCCACTCGCTGAAATGCGGGCTGTCACCGTCTTTGATTCTACAGAAATGGTTGCGGTTTCCTGACGGGGGGTAAACTGCCGCGAAATCAGAAAAGCACCCCCCGAAGTAGCGATCGCGCCTGTTGCGAGGAGCGCTAACAACCAGCGGGACGAACTTTTCCCAACCTTGCCAAAAAAAGGAACTTGCATGGATCTAACTCACCCAGACTTTAAGGGAGCGTAGGAATAAATAGTGAAGCGATGACATATAAACTCTTCATGAAGACGACGATCGATTTCCGAAAGATTCCTGACATCGGCTCCAATGAATCAATATGAATCTCTTATTTACAAATTTTAACGTGCTTTTCCCTGGGAATTGCAGTGCGGTTGACCCCACCGAAAGATTGAAACTCTGCGGTCTACTCTGCGATAGATTTCGATATTGGAATATTCAAACTCCCGAAAGGCGCAATTTTGCCCGTTGATCTGCCTTAAATCGTGGGAAATCTTAAGATTATCCGTGACACAAACTGACGGAGACCGCATTAGAAATCAGTATCATAGGCATAGTGTTATTGCTGACGCAATGCCAGAGATGCTAAGAAGAAGTTCTATGAATTGCCGTATTTTCCAGTATGGCACCTTCCTAGGAAATCGAGAGACTCCGAAAAAAGCGCAAACTGGATAAGTTTTTCGTAAACCAGTAAAAAAGCGTTCGGATTCTTGAAAGTCAGCCTGCATTCAGTACAATAAGCGACTGAACTGCTTTTGCCCTCAGCCTGTGACGATGACAGCCTATGAGTCCCTTGCCAAACCGCCCACCCCAGCCTCCTAAACCCTATGCCGCCGAAACTGCGGCTGAAGGCTCTGCCATGCCCCAATCCTCAGACGCATCTGAACCGAAACCTGTTGCCCAGCGCCCACTGGTTCGCCCTGTGGCACGTCCTCAACCTGCGGCAACTGCACCACCTCCTCCCCCGCCTGTCGCGGAAACGCCACCGGAGCCAGAGGAAGTGTTTGATCCTGCGAGTTTGAGACAGCAACCGATTCCTGCTCCCAGTGAACCGATGCAGTATCGTGCGATCGGTCTAGTGCGCGGTCGGTATCAAGCCTCGGAAGAACAGTTTACCCGTGGCGAGATGATCACCGCTGATGGCACGACGATCGAAGCCGTGTTGCTTGGTCGCGTCATGAGCTTGGTGAAAAATCACCTGGATCTTGAACAAGAACATCTCTGGGTGGTGTATCCCCGCACTCGTGAGAAACAAGAAGATTTGCACGTTCAGATCGTCGGAGTTTGGGAGCCTGAAAACCTCAGCAAGCCAGACGAAGAAACCGAAGAAGCCGAACAGCCCGCCTACTTGCCATCGTCTGAAGTCGAGGATAACTATTTCTCGATTCGGGGCGAAGTCATCTTCCACACACCCGAAGAGAAATCCGTGGTCGTGAAGATCAACCAAGCGCCTCGCAAGAAAGACGACAAAGCGAAATCCTTCAAATTGAAGTTGCTTGGCGAGTTAGGCGGAAAAGTGGTTGGCTACTTCTGGGAACTCAACGTCAAGCGTGAGGGACCGGATTTAGTGATTACCAGTGCGAAGTCGATCGGCATGATTCCACCCCGGAAGAAGACGAAGGAAGAGCTAGAACGCGGTCGATCGTTTGGTCGTCCGGGCGGTCGTCCGGGTGGCGGTGGTGGACGTAGACCGTTTAGTCCGCGTCCGGGTGGCGGAGATCGCGATCGCAGACCTCCAAGCCAGTCGGCTCAGCCCGAAGCACCTCGGAGGACTGAACCCTTGCCGAAGCCAGTCAAACGGCGGGCTGAAGCGAACCCAGAAGGCACAGACAACGCAGTAAGTGAAGCATAGGTTGAGTGGGGCGGTCGGCGGATCGCCCCTATTTTTTGTAAACGATGAAACCTGCGATCGCATCGAGTAATGCTTCCGGTTCATCGGCTCGAATCAAGTGACCGCTATTTTCAAAAATTCTTAAATCTGCATTTGGAATCGCTTGAGCAATCTCCTCCGAGAATTCCGGCGGACAGATCCAATCGTGACGACCTGCAATTACTAAAGTTGGAACGGTGATTTTGTGCAGTTGGTCGAGAACGTTGTAAGAGCGCAAAAATCCGCCAAACGCCTGATTGATCGCATCGATCGATAAAATCGTTCGAGACTTTACCATTTTCGTTGGATCAGCCGTGTACGAATAGAGCGGGTGCATGATGCGGAAATATTCACCGAGCTGTTCTTCGGATTCAAAGTTACCATTCCAGAGAAATTCGGCGATCGCAATTTGTTCGGGTGTGCCACGTTCTTGCAGAATTTCCTGAGCGCGTTTGAGAAAGCGAAAATCGGGAACCGTGGCAATAACGATTAAGTGTGAAAGGTTTTGCGGATAGCGGCTGGCGTAAGTGAGTGCAACCATGCCGCCGTAAGAACCACCGATCGCGATAATTTTTTCCAGTCCCAAATGTTGCCGCAATGCTTCCATATCCTCGACGTTTTCATCGAGCGTGTATTTTGATTGGTCGCCCCGCAGCGATCGTCCTTGTCCGCGATGGTCGAAGTAGACAAGCTGCATTTTGTTGCTTAATGCTGAGAAAGTCGGTTTGTAGGAACTGTGGTCGGCTCCGGGTCCGCCATGGATGAGAAATGCAACAGGCTTTTCGCGCATTTGATTCCCGTGAGGAACAAGTCCCGCGCCTTCGATATCAAAGTAGATTTGTGTGTCTCGAATAGTTGCCAACATATCAATACTGCGATTCGATTTGAATCAGACCCACAAACACTACTGTTAAACCTGACATCAGCGCAACGGGCGACAAAACTCCCCCGAAACCAATCAAGGTAAAACAAACGATTGCAGCGAATAATCGTCCCAGCAAAATTGAATTGGGCAGCGATCGCTCAGTCGCCCACTGCACTGCACTAAGTCCGATCAAATACAAGCCTAATCCACCACACAGAATCGTCCGAGCCGCGATCGACAAGTCCCCGCGATCCACGCCTTCGATCGCCGTCTGAATGCCAACTCCAGCCGCTACAATTCCTGCAAATAGCAAGACATGGCTGTATCCATACACATACGATCGCAGTAAAACTCGTTTTCGGTTACTTTGAAGTGCCTGATTGATGACTGAAGTTTCCGCACATTCAAAATAGAGCCAC contains:
- a CDS encoding alpha/beta fold hydrolase, whose amino-acid sequence is MLATIRDTQIYFDIEGAGLVPHGNQMREKPVAFLIHGGPGADHSSYKPTFSALSNKMQLVYFDHRGQGRSLRGDQSKYTLDENVEDMEALRQHLGLEKIIAIGGSYGGMVALTYASRYPQNLSHLIVIATVPDFRFLKRAQEILQERGTPEQIAIAEFLWNGNFESEEQLGEYFRIMHPLYSYTADPTKMVKSRTILSIDAINQAFGGFLRSYNVLDQLHKITVPTLVIAGRHDWICPPEFSEEIAQAIPNADLRIFENSGHLIRADEPEALLDAIAGFIVYKK
- a CDS encoding ABC transporter permease; protein product: MDFGESLKMAVRTLTANKLRSSLTMLGMVIGNASVIAMIGIGQGAQRLAAEQFESLGPNVLFVTPGSGQARQRTTNLPRTLVWEDAKAIAEQLPSVGGVAAQKSAQFPVVYGNRNSSSLIVGATPEFLPVRSFDVARGRFISETDLKRNQRVVALGADLATRFFGDKNPIGEEIRIRNVSFKIVGVLQAKGSFLGSNQDDAAYIPLTTMSSTLTGRTSPYGLDLTFISVSARDEANIPAAEFQITNLLRRRHKIVNEDDFTVQTQKDILQIVGTITSGLTAMLAAIAGVSLLVGGIGIMNIMLVSVTERTSEIGLRKAIGASGNDILTQFMIEAVILSAAGGLIGTIVGVGGVVIVAAFTPLEAIVAPAAIILAVTVSGSIGLGFGVIPARQAAKLDPIVALRSA
- a CDS encoding ATP-binding protein, whose amino-acid sequence is MTSIDYSFFGEYVQTVQHRAQVLYENAIGNSSIQSDLTITCLEELRVAVEELQVAEEELQQQNEVLVAAQSTIDTERQRYQDLFEFAPDAYIVSDLYGVVREANRAATALLNISHHYLINKPLVNFVADSHRSGFRAVLSQLTTIHRIQEWELPMCGRKSEPFEAAITVQAVCDRHGKSISLRWLIRDITTRKQTEAKLQETQLQNLELVEADRLKDQFMATISHELRTPMTAILGFSQLLQKRIEPLEDPQIESMVERIVRNSKHLLSLIEELLDFSKLKARRLELNPLTFSLNQLAIETVHELQSLSDQKGLALQIDCDNPNVSLFNDPVRVRQVIINLLSNAIKFTDEGQVTLGFWELPEGRIMIAVQDTGMGIDLKDQENIFQEFWQIHQGSTRKNQGTGLGLAIVRALVELMQGSITIDSQVGQGTTFRIELPRNVRV
- a CDS encoding efflux RND transporter periplasmic adaptor subunit, with the translated sequence MQVPFFGKVGKSSSRWLLALLATGAIATSGGAFLISRQFTPRQETATISVESKTVTARISASGEVIPIRTVNLSPKTAGKIAQLLVDQGDSVTQGQVVARMESQDVEAELNQARARVAEAQAKLDQLRAGTRVEEIRQAESEVERARGEIRRVEGLVADANSAVEFARTQTRRQRELASQGAIASNALDEFIRREQNANQTLSQAQAQLSQSQAQLNQANQQLEQRQNGARPEEIRQSEAQLQNAIAQLEQVQNRLEDTLIRAPFSGVITQRYSTVGAFVTPTTQATTGADGSASTSIFGLASGLEVRAKVPEVDIGQIKRGQEVDIRVDAFPEETFKGRVRLIAPEAVTERDVTSFSVRIDILSGRDKLKSKMNANVSFLGDSIPNTIVVPTAALSTQRGQTGVWVPGENNKPRFQRVTTGLSFDNDTQILDGIQPGDRIFVQPPEGQKIDNTNQGG
- the lepB gene encoding signal peptidase I, which gives rise to MTPETKVETPTVAPAPKWRAWWENFQILFIALILALIVRSYIAEPRFIPSDSMIPTLEIGDRLVVEKISYRLHPPEFGDIIVFDPPTQLQEMGYAKDQAFIKRIIGTPGQTIEIKSGKVFVDNQPLQESYIAEPPKYKMPAVQVPEGSYFVMGDNRNNSNDSHVWGFLPQKFILGRAWFRFYPIDRIGKV
- a CDS encoding chemotaxis protein CheB, with the protein product MADSDSNGDRTAQHIITIGASAGGVETLVQLVKCLPADLDAAVFIVVHFPARATSVLPSILNRVKTLPAQHAIDGMAIKSQQIYIAQPDYHLIIERDRVRLSHDARENGHRPAIDALFRSAAYTYGQRIIGVILTGTLDDGAAGLLTIKARGGYAIVQDPEEAMFPGMPLNAIKAVEVDAILPVQDIADRLCERVKLPIPDPPLRKPMSEVMPQDDQWVAQEKHAIEQGKRSGYASAFTCPDCGGVLWELTDHNMMRYRCHVGHAYSIESLLSEKDDSLERALWTANRAMEEKAALARRMATQARKSNHPMSEVQFSERAEEAEKHADVLKQVLLQQIELKAQIEEGRSALS
- a CDS encoding Uma2 family endonuclease, coding for MMLTAKDLEQFQAQHPDHRMELVDGEIIVMSPSGYESDEVASRMSGKMFNWVDDRRLGRITGSSAGFILPNSDTRAPDVSFVRAERLRQSPRGFAELAPDLMVEVKSPTDSVTKLRNKIQQFLELGTQVGILLNPEARTVEIYRSGQSTIVLQDGDILTIPDLFPGWQVAVEELWSPRFDEL
- a CDS encoding ABC transporter ATP-binding protein yields the protein MPQTTIIRLEGITKVYGIEETIVHALAGVDLTVEQGEYCAIMGASGSGKSTMMNIIGCLDRPTAGRYYLDGEDVAQLDDRALAHIRNRKIGFVFQQFHLLPQLTALENVMLPMVYANVPPAERRDRATEALIRVGLEQRMQNKPTQLSGGQQQRVAIARAIVNRPVLLLADEPTGALDSTTTQEILSIFTQLNASGMTVVMVTHEPEVARCTRRVIWFKDGQVLTPYLAPEEVGVATVG
- a CDS encoding Uma2 family endonuclease, which gives rise to MVTQPQTTTPNEIVYPESDGKPMADNTKQFRWIVTIKENLEILFADDSMVFIAGDLLWYPIEGNNRICQAPDVMVVFGRPKGDRGSYQQWKEDNIAPQVAFEILSPSNTAAEMTRKLAFYQQHGIEEYYVYDPDRNELVALEAQNGTLLEVPEVQGWQSPRLGIQFELNEETLQIYYPNGDRFLSSVQLSAQRDRERQRAEQADQRAEQERQRAEQERQRAEQAEARSQQLAERLRSLGIDPDIL
- a CDS encoding peptidoglycan-binding domain-containing protein, which translates into the protein MPVTSLADLRENLDGLGYYLGPRGLDGLGNSVSACDREILGAIDCSVTSLRQLANIEDYTRAAILQFQIDNNVAATGNDGPQLRSTIEKTVRILQDNLKNVLKISIELSGNYRRTTYNAVKSYQKSRGFPVTGIATITVRRRLNDDARGGSATPSPTPSPTSELEELRKLRSDIITLKQSLQSRQITDEEFIREVFIRVP